Part of the Shewanella eurypsychrophilus genome is shown below.
CAGTCGGCTAAGAGCAAGGTGACTTAAACCGACTGGTATTAAACAATAAATGATGCAATAAAACCTAAAAGCCTGACTTTAATATTAAAGTCAGGCTTTTTTATGCGCTGCACTTCTACTTTGGTGCCTGATATGACCCCCTAAAAGTGGACACCTTATATAAGCGATAAGGTGCCATGAAAATAATAACTCGTAAGACCCACACAGCAGCCTTCAAATTAGCTGCTGTTCAACAATCCTTAAACTCTCCCGATACAGTAAAGGCTTTAGCTGGTAAATTAGGTATCCATCCCGCTTTGCTCAGTAAATGGAGAGCTCAATTGACGTCGAAGAAACACACTTCTAAACCTATTAAAAATGTCGGTCCTAATAAGGGGCTAGCTGAACTTGAACGTGAAAACCGTGGGCTAAAAAAACGATTAGAGCGTGCAGAGTTGGAGAACGATATCTTAAAAAAGGCGAAGGAGTTCTTCGACAAACACCAGGGATAAAGTTTCAGTTTATCCAAGGTTATTGCTCAACTCGAAGAACGATAAAATTGCTCTGTGATATTTTTGGTGTATCTCGCTCAGGCTATTACAGCTGGCTTGTTCGTAAGCCTTCTCAACGCGATAAAGATAACGAAGTACTGTCTGACTTTCTCAAAGAAAAGATAGCTGAGCACAGGAGCATAGCGGGTTATAGGAAGTTATGGCTGGATGCTGTAGCTAATGGTTTCGATTGTAATAAAAAGCGAGTACAAAGCTTGTTACAGGTGTTTGATTACAGGTCTAAAGCATGTAAAAGGAAGTTCGGTGTAGTGAAGCCTAGGTTGATTGAAACAAGAGCGCCGAATTACTTAAACAGAGAGTTTGAAGTAGCTAAACCTAATACTGTTTGGGTATCAGATATTACACAAATTAGGTGCAAAGAGGGCTGGCAGTATCTATGTGTCATCATCGATTTGTACTCACGTAAAGTGGTGGGCTGGGCAACGAGCTACATAAATTCGAGCGAACTGGTGATGAAGTCACTCAAACAAGCTTGGGTAGAACGAAGGCCAAATGGGAGTGAGCTGATGTTTCACTCTGACCAGGGGGCTCAATACAGAAGCTTTGAAGTACTTAAGTGGCTAACGAAGCGTAAGGTCACAGTGAGTATGTCGAGAAAGGGGAATTGCTGGGATAATGCTTGCTCAGAAAGCTTTTTTGCTCAGTTAAAGAAAGAATGGTTCTCTAACTTAGAAGAGCTAAGCAGAAAAGAAATGACAACACAGTGTCGATTTTATATCGATGATTATTATAATATGGTGAGAAGACATGGGACTCTAAATGGAGTGAGTCCCATAGTATTTGAATCAAGAATTTAAACCCTGTGTCCACTTTACTGGGGTCATATCAGCCTAGTGCCTAGTGCCTAGTGCCTAGTAACTTAAACCTTAAACCGGATAAACTTGCTGCACCGACTCTATGATCATCTCCCTGAGCCATCGATGACTCGGGTCTAAGTCAAAATGCCTGTGCCAGAGTAAAACGTAAGTACCCGGCACGAGTTTAGTGGGAACAGGCAGTGTGATTAGTTGGTAATGTCCCAACATCTCCTTGGCGTATTTGGCGGGGGAGCAAAGAATGAGATCGCTCTTCTCACAGAGCAGCATGGCACTATTGAAGTCGGTGAGGTTAATGGCGATATCTCGTTTCAGGTGCTGTATTTGTAGCACATCGTCTAATAGCCATTGGGCGATACCGCCAAAGGTCACTTGCAGGTGACGATATTTAAGAAATGTGTCTAAATTCCACTCTTCTTTTAATAAGGGGTGGTCTTTTCTTACCAGACACACAGAATGATCGCGAGTCAGTTCGGTATAGTTAAGCTCGTCGGGTAGATTCTTTATGTGTAAAAGGGAGCGTTCATCCCATTCTCGGCAGGCTATCCCAATATCGGTTTCGCAGCGTAATAACTTATCCATGCTCTGGCTGTGCCAAGTTTTACTGTCGATACTGACATTCGGTGCCTGTTTGAGCAGCTCGGGCATAAAATTGGGATAGGTGAGTGAGTAAGCCGTCTCAACCAATTCTATACGAAATTTTCTCCGGCTCAAGGAGGGATCAAACTCGCTGGGTCTGGTTAGCTGTTCGACTTGATTGAGGACCCGTCGTAATTCTGGTGCCAGTTGCTTGGCCTTAGGCGTCGGTCGAAGACCATAGGCGGTGCGCTCAAACAGTTTATCGTCGAAGGTTTCTCTGAGCTTTGAAAGCTGTTTGCTCACCGCCGACTGGCTCAGGTGTAGACGCGCCGCCGCTGCGGTGACGCTTTGCTCTTCGAGTAATACTTCAAGTACCGTGAGTAAGTTAAAGTCAAAATTCTTCAATCAACTACCGCCATTAAGGTTTTAATTTGTCCAAGAAAATTAAATATTCTCTCTTGGCTTAGTGTAATTATTTTTATCCGAAAAACAAGGAGATGATTGGCACAAACATAGCGCCTCAGCCATAGTTATAGAAGGTTGAATTTGACATGTTAGATAATTGGAGAGGGCAAGTGATACATCCTAATAAACATTATTTACTCTTTGTGCTATTTATCTTCTTAGTGTTTATCAGTTTCACTGTTACCGCAGAGTTTAAGCCTAAGTCAAATGCTGCTAAGCATTGGGTTAATAATGAGTTCCAGCCATCAACTTTGACTGTAGATGAGCAGATGCAAGAGATGGCCTGGTTTACATCGGCCAGTCAACCATTTGTGGGCATGAAAATCCGTGTGGTGTCCGAGCGAATTGCGACCCATTGGTATGAGGCCAGTACGTTGGCAAAGGCTTTTTATGAGATCACTGGTATTCATGTTGTGCATGAATTAACTGGTGAAGATGATGTGATCAAGAAGTTGTCTGCACAGATCATGACCCAGCAAAATCTCTATGATGCTTATATCAATGACAGCGACTTGATAGGGACTCACTTTAGATCCAATGCGGTGGTTTCTCTGTCTGATTTCATGAAATTAGAGGGAGAAAGTGTCACCTTACCTACGTTAGATCTACAGGACTTTATCGGACTTAAATTTACCACTGGCCCCGATGGTCACTTGTATCAGTTACCTGATCAGCAGTTTGCCAACCTCTACTGGTATCGCCATGATTGGTTCAATCGAAAAGATTTCCAGAAACGATTCAGATCCCGTTATGGCTATGAGCTTGGGGTGCCACAAAACTGGCAGGCTTATGAAGATATCGCTGAGTTTTTCAGTGAAGATATTAAGGAGATTGATGGCGAACGTATTTATGGTCATATGGATTATGCTAAAACAGATCCCTCTCTGGGTTGGCGTATGTCCGATGCTTGGCTTTCCATGGCTGGAGTGGGAGATAAAGGGTTACCCAATGGTTTACCTGTCGATGAGTGGGGAATACGCGTAGAAGGATGCCACCCGGTCGGAGCCAGCGTTGAGCGAGGTGGGGCGTTAAATGGTCCGGCGGCAGTCTATGCGGTGGATAAGTTCATCTATTGGTTAAACCGATTCGCACCAGAAGAGTCGATTCACCTCAACTTTACTCAGGCCGGAGAGTGGCCAGGAAAAGGGCTAATCGCCCAACAGATCTTCTGGTATACGGCATTTGTTGCCGATCTAACGAATCCTAGCTTGCCTGTCGTTAATCAAGATGGCACCCCAAAATGGCGCGTGGCACCATCGCCTGTCGGCAAGTATTGGCAGGCAGGAATGAAATCTGGTTATCAGGATGCGGGCTCATGGACGTTACTTAAATCGACACCTCTGAAGCGCCAACAGGCGGCCTGGCTCTATGCTCAGTTCGTCGTCTCGAAAACGGTGTCATTAAAGAAGACCTTAGTGGGGCTAACGCCTATTAGGCGATCCGATATAGAGTCTGAAGTGATGACGCAGCGAGCCCCTTATCTCGGCGGTTTGGTAGAGTTTTATCGCAGCCGAGGTCGTGACGTATGGACGCCAACCGGTACCAATGTGCCGGATTATCCTGGGCTCGCTAATTATTGGTGGCAATATATCTCCTTGATCATAGAGGGTAAGGTTACCACTCAGAAAGGCATGGATAATTTTGCCGCCGCGGTTGATGAGCGATTAGCATTAATCGCCGATAATAATGGAATGAGCTGCGAGCCTAAGTTAAACCCTAAATCGACACGTGAATTCTGGCTTGAAAAAACAGGATCGCCTAAGCAAAAAATACTCCAGCAGCCCAAGGGAAGAACCCTTCAATATGAGGAGGCAATTAATGTGTGGCAATAATGGGAGATATGGTCTTCTCACTAGTGTGCTTATCATCATGTCACTGACTGTGACCCAACTAAGGGCTGAAACTTTGCAGATCCTCACCTATGAGGAGTCTCCCTTCGCCTTAAGAGTTGGAAAGACGCATAAGGGGCTGTTGGTTGACATGTTAAAGGAGCTATTTTCCCGTACCGATCTTCAATATGAACTTAAGTTTATTCCACTTAAACGAGCCATCATTACCACAGAAAGGATGCCGGGTCATTGCGTGCTTCCCGTTGGTCGCAGTCAAGAGAGGGAAGCGAGTTTTCACTGGATAAGTCCAGTGCTGGTATCTCGTTACGGCCTCTATAGCCGAGATGATGTCATCATTCCCCTAACCACACTCAGTGATGCTAAACCTTATACAATTGGGAGTTTTCTGGGCAGTGGCATAGGCGAATACCTCACCGATCTTGGCTTCGATGTCGACCTTGCATCTGTGAGTGCACAAAATTTACGTAAGCTTAAGCGCTCCAGGATTGAACTCTGGGCGGCTGAATTGATCAGTGCCCGGGAGCAGATGCAGAAACAGGCGATTAACTTTGGTGCTCCCGAGCTTATCTTCTACACCTCATTACGTGCAATGGCATGCAATCGTGAGATGTCTCTAGAGACAACATTGAAGCTGGAACAGGCGTTGACCAGCATGTACCTTGATGGCTATATGAGTGAACTCTATCTTGAATATGGCGTGGAAATATAGGACTAAATATAGGGTTTATCGCTTAATACTCAGTCCATAGATACTCAGGCCACAGGTATTATGTGGCCGGAGTTTAATCATCAGACGTTCTTACTCAGTTGGTCCATTATGTTGCGGTTGAGGTAATCGCTGAAATCATCACCGTGGTTTTGTAACATCTTGGGAAACATGGAGATGGGAGTTAGACCTGGAAAGGTATTAATCTCATTGAGAAGAATCTCATTGTCCTGGGTGAGAAAGAAGTCGATACGGGACAGATGACTGAGCTTCATTCCCTTAAATATCTTGACTGCATATTCACGGATCTCTTGGCTGACACTCTCACTGATATCGGCAACCACCTTAGTTTCTGCCTGACTGTTCTCGGCGTACTTTTCCTCGAAGGTGTAGAAGGTGTTGCTCGCACAGATGATCTCACCAGGCTGAGTCGCAATGACTTCGCCATTGATTTCGTAAACGGCCACTTCTAGCTCTCTGGCTTCAATGGTCTTTTCAATGATGACATAGGGTGAATAGGTGAAAGCTTGTTTCAATGACTCAGTTAGCTCTTCTTGGCTGTCTACACGGTAACAACCTACCGAGGACCCTTGTGACGCGGCTTTGATGAATATAGAGCCCCAAGATACTAAAGCCTGCTTGGCCTGAGTGATGGCGTCATCATTAAATTCATTGAGAAAAATATAGGGGGTATTGGGGATCCCAAGCGCCGAGAACCACATTTTTGCGGTGACCTTATTGAAGCAATTACGACTCGCTTCTGAATCGCAACCAAAATAGGGCAAGTTGATCAGCTCGAAATAGGACTGAATATCACCCGTTTCTCCCGGGTAACCGTGAATGCAGGGAATGACGTAATCTACTGGCCAAGGTGCTTTATTCGTATCGTCAAAACGGATCTGCTTGCGGTTGGTCAATTCACAGAGTTCGCCGTCGCTAGTCCGATAATGGCCCTGGGCATCAAGCTCGACTTTCAATAGGTTTATATGGGCAAGTTTGGCCAGTGAGGCTTCAAAAAATTTGGCTGACATTAGTGATATAGCGTGTTCATCCCCACCGCCACCACATAATAATAGTAGATTCGTTTGGCTCATTGTCTCTCCATATCCTGACAGTATTCTCGATTGCAGGCTCACTATGACGCTATGGTTATTTATTGCAACCACAGACACCAAACTTCTGCACTAAGTGATGATTTTCTATGCTGAGTCGATTTATCTATACTCGAATATCAGCCCCCGCAACTTATACTCGTCTTTCCAGCAACTTAATACTTGTCTTTCCAGCAACTTAATACTTGTCTTTCCCGCAACTTAATACTCGTCATTCCCGCAATGCTTGTGGGCGGAAATCCAGCCCCTTTGATGATTCTTCGAATGAAGGCTGATTACATTTTCTGGTTTAGCTTTTGGCTGAGTTGGTATTGAGGAGTGTGTTTGAAAGTCGTACTTTCATGTCAACCTAACGCTTCCCAGCGGAGGGCTATGTAGACACTTCTGCGAGTCGCCGCAAGCACATCCCTGTGGGCTCTGCGATGACTTCCATGTCATCGAAGCTCGCAGCCGTATCTACACTTGATTATCTGTCTCTTCGATTTTGATTTTGTTGGTTGAGTCGCTAGATCAGAAATGGCCAAAGTTTGCTAGCCTTGGAATGAAAGCTTAATACATGTTTTTGGTCGTTACTTTTCGTCATTCCGGCAATTCAATACTCATCTTTCCCGCAACTTTATACTCATCTTTCCCACAACTTAATACTCGTCATTCCCGCAATGCTTGTGGGCGGGAATCTAGCTCTTTGGTGATTCTTCGAATGAAGACTGATTACATTTTTTGTTCGATTCACTTGGCTTAATTCGTATTGGGATTTGTGATTGAAGGTCGTACCTTCAATGTAACCAAACGCCTGTCCGGCGAGGAATGTGCAGCTACTTCTGCGGCGCGCTGACTATTGATTTCATAAGAGTTATCCCTATACGCTCTGCGGCTTCACTGATGTGAATGGATTCACAAATGCCGTGGAGACATGGATGTCATAGAACGGCCCTGAAGCCGAACTCCGCAGTCGCACCTACACTCGGTTATTTCTCTCTTCGATTGTGGTTATGGCTAGTGTTCCGTAACTCACTTATGTCCCAAAGTGAGTTATAAATTGATATCTCTTGAGGTAAAGCTATTTTCACCTCCCCTTAAAAAGGTAATACCACCTTTAATCAGATGGCCAGATTCGTTATATAGCTATACCTCTACCTCTAGGCACTAACTGTGATGGAAGAACAAGTTAACATTGCCGCGTCTCACCTAACGCGATACGCTCTGTGATATGAATGATATATTACTAATAATTATTACTATCGCTGCAGGATTTTTAGGCTTCGGCGCGTTAATCTTTGGAGCTCTTGGTCTTTATTCTGTTGCCGAGCAAAAAGGTGTACTAGGCATATCAATATATATTGCTTGCTGGTTGTTTCTAGGACCCTTCATAGCGACGATGTCGATAATAGCGGGTCTATATCTATTGTTTCAACTCGTAAACGGTTCTAGTGCAAGTACCACCTAGCTCCAAAATAATAGTGCCACCCTCATTAAATAATTGATTAATAATGGTTGGCTAAATTTTTTGTTGATTTGCCGCCGCGTTCAACATGCAAATGCGCCAATACGATCATTAAGGCCAATAACATTCTGACCTTAAACAGGCTGACACAGACACGTTTATGCGCCAAAGTCTGCTAGCCTTCGAATGAAGACTGGTTATTGGCAGCTTTATTTTTGAGTAGTCGTTTGAAGTTCGTTCCTTCATTGTAACCTTACGCCTGTTGGCGAGGATTGTGCAGTCTTTATTTTGAGAAGGTTCTGCGAGTCGCAGCAAGTCTATCCATGGAAGCTCTGCCAAATAATCACTGATCTGGAAGCTCGCACGCAGCCATATCTACACTTGATTATCTATCTCTTCGATTTTGATTTTGTTGGTTGAGTCGCTAAATCAGAAATGGTCAAAGTTTGCTAGCCTGGAATGAAAGCTTAATACATGTTTTTGGTCGTTACTTTTCGTTATTCCGGCAATTCAATACTCATCTTCCCAGCAACTTTATACTCATCTTTCCCGCAACTTAATACTCGTCATTCCCGCAATGCTTGTGGGCGGGAATCCAGCCCCCTTTGATGATTCTTCGAATGAAGGCTGATTACATTTTCTGGTTTAGCTTTTGGCTGAGTTGATATTGAGGAGTGTGTTTGAAGCTCGTTCCTCCATGGTTATCTATCGCCTGTCCGGCGAGATTGTGCACTCTGATTTTATAAGAGTACATCTGACCTCCAAGGGCCAATGATACTCCCGGTATCATTATGGCATTCCCTACATCCCTGTAGGTCAAGGAGGGAATGCCAATTTTTGTATGGAACAAAAATGGCCATGTAGTCTCTGCGGCAGCGTCCATGCTGCCGAAGCTTTCTTTAGCAACAAACCCTGAAGCAAGCATGTGCCACAGTAGAAACTGTCATGATAATGCAGTAGTTGAATGCTTTTTTCATTGTTGAAGAAAGATAGAGTGAAGCGGAGAAGCGATAAAAGCAGGGACGAGTCACACTCCGAGAGATTAGCTACTGCTAACCCCCTAGAACAGTAGTTAATTCATTGAATTCAGTCTATTGTTTTTATACTAATTAGGTAAATTAATTTACAATAGTGATGTTTAAACAACAACATTAATGATGGCTATAATGACAAATGATAAACCGTGGTTAAAACAATATCCTGAGGATGTGCCCACAAGAATAGATTCAAGTATGTATAACAATATCAATGATTTGTTTAAAGAGTCTTTTAGTGCACATGCTAAAAAAGCAGCATATATTAATATGGGACATAGCTTATCCTACCAAGATCTCGAAAATAAAAGTAACGCTTTTGCTGCTTATCTACAATCTGAACTAAAAATGAAAAAAGGCGAACGAATCGCCTTGATGATGCCTAATTTATTGCAATATCCCATAACTATTCTAGGTGCATTAAAAGCAGGGCTCATTATTGTAAATGTTAATCCACTTTATACCCCTCGAGAGTTAAAACATCAATTACGAGACTCTGGGTCCAGTGCTATTGTTGCCGTAACAAATTTTGGTAATAACCTTCAGCAAATACTGCATGAGACTAACATTAAGCATGTTATTTTAACCAAAATAGGCGATGAGTTAGCTATTCATAAGCGTACATTGGTTAACTTTCTTATCAAACATGTCAAAAAAATAGTGCCTAAATATCATATTACCGACGCTATTTCATTGCGTAGAGCGTTAACCGAAGGCAAGAAACTTCCCTTTATTGATCCCCAAATAACAGTAGATGATTTAGCATACCTCCAATATACAGGTGGAACGACGGGTCCTGCGAAAGGGGCAATGCTTACTCATAGTAATATTATTTCTAACGTTCTACAGGTTCATGCTCATTTTAGCCCAAGAACCTTATATGATAAGGAATATGCAGTAACCCCACTTCCGCTTTATCATATTTTTGCCAACTCAGTGAGTATGATGTTTATGCTCTTTCTCGGTGCAACGAATTTACTCATTACCAATCCAAGAGATATAGATGGTTTCGTAGCAGATTTAAGTAAATATCCATTCACAATGGTTTTTGGTTTAAATACACTTTTTAATGGTCTAAACAATCATGCTGGTTTTCAAGAATTAGATTTTAGTCACGCTCGTTTTACTATTGCAGGTGGAATGCCGACGCAGAAACATATTGCTGATCGTTGGCTAGAGCTCACTGGAATGCCTGTCATTGAAGGTTATGGCTTAACTGAATGTTCCCCAGTGGTCGCTGCAGGTACTCATCAACAACAATCATTTATTTCTTCAATTGGTGTTCCTTTACCCAGCACTGAACTCCGTATCGTTAATGATAAAAATGAACCTTTAGGTCCCAACCAAATTGGTGAAATTCAAATTAGAGGGCCCCAAGTGATGAAAGGCTATTGGCAACAAGAAGCCGAAACCAATACTGTAATGCATGCAGGAGGTTGGTTAAGCTCTGGCGATATAGGAAGAATGGATGACGATGGGATTTTTTATATTGAAGACCGTAAAAAAGATATGATTCTAGTTTCGGGATTTAATGTTTTTCCAACTGAAATTGAAGAAGTTGCAACACTTCACCCTCACATCCTTGAAGCTGCGGCCATTGGCATTCCTGATGACGCCACAGGAGAAAAAGTTAAATTATTTATTGTACGCAAAGGTAATGTGACGGTTGATGAGATAAAAAAACATTGTAGAAAATATCTTACCGGTTATAAAAACCCAAGGATAATCGAATTTAGAGATGAATTGCCAAAATCAAATGTTGGGAAGATCTTACGTCGAGAATTGCGAGATTCATAGGAGCTATTGCTGACGTCTTAAGGATAACCAACATATTTGGCATAGATAAAGGAGATAAAGGGGTAAGAGCGAATTAGGGGGGTTAGATAAACTAAGATACTTTTTCTAATCAATGTCAGGCTTATTCGACTCAATGATCTAAAACGTTTTTGTCCAAAAGTGAGTTACTAACAGTAAACCCCAATCGTAGAGATGAATAATCAGGTGTAGATGCAGCTGAGAGCTTCGATGACATGGATGTCATCGCAGAGACTACAGGGATTGTACTTGCGGCGGCTCACAGAGGTATCTGCACATTAGCCTGCTGCAGGCAATAAACACCAATGAAGCTTTGGTACTCAGTAAACTAACCAAGTATCAAACCAGCCAAATGAACCCTACTCAAAGAATATTTAAGTAACTTGTTATCCGACAAGCACAAAAAAATAGGACTGGCACATCTTTATTATCTGATGTTTATTAAGTGTCGATAGCTGGTTTGATAATCCAGATAATCAAGTGGTATCGGGCTAAGGCTGCCATTGTGTTCCAACACCAAGGAGGGAAAGCCTTGAATGGGCAGTGCCCGAACCTGGTGGATTTCTGTCATCAAGTCATGGTTTATCGCCTCGCTACTCAGTTGCAGGGCAAACTCTTTGGGGTCTATGTCTAAGTTTATGGATGCGGCAATTGATATTAGGGTGGTGAGATCAGATGGGTTCATGGCTTTCAGGTAGTAGGCCTGCTGAATGCCATCAAGCATGGCTTGTTCTAGACCTTGCTCCCGTGCGATCAAGGCGGCGCGGCACGCCGGATAGGTCGAGCGCCTAGGCTGGCACTGGCGCCAAAAGTCGAAATTAAACTCGGTACCAAGCTCAACCGCTATCTTATGCCAGGTCTGCTCGAGAAAGGCTTTCATCTCATCTGGCATAGGCAGATCTGAATCAGGAGCCAGACCACCGAGACGATATTCGACGCTTATTCCTGATTCTCTTAGCGCTGCCCTGAGCTTATTCCAGGTTGGGGCATAGCCCCAGCACCAACTGCACATAGGATCGTAGACGTAATAGAGTGTTGGTTTGCGGCTATTGTTCATTTGCATATTGTCTACAGCCATAGTCGCCTCGCCAGTCCAGATGAGCGCTTGGTTGCCTGCAGGCTGGCCTGCTCGAAGACGGTTTGACTCCCCAAACAGGTAAAGTGATGCTTGGCTCGGGTGATGGCCGTATACACCAGCTCCTTGGTGAGTAGCTGTTTCTGCGCCTGGCTGGGCCAGAGGGGGAGCACCATGGCGACCTTGCTAAACTCACTGCCTTGACTCTTATGTACTGTCATGGCGAAACAGGTATCGTGGCTCGGCAGGCGTGCGGGGAGTACCTTCAAGATACTGCCATCGGCCTGGATAAAGTGAGCCATCAAGCGGGGGGCTGTGTGGGTTGCTTGCTGGTGGGCGCTATCGGGTAAGATGAGGCCGATATCACCGTTAAACAGGCCTAAGTTATAATCATTGCTCTGTATGATGACGGGGCGTCCCGGGTAGAACTCGTGTTCAGGCGAGATTAACTTGGCCTGTTTCAAGGCGTCTTTGACTCCCTGATTGATGCCATCGACGCCGTATTCGCCCGCGCGCATGGCGCACAATATACGGAACTCGTTGTAACACTCTATGATATCCAGAGGATCACTTTGCGGATCTTTAGCCATTTCCAGATACGCCCTGTAGTGACTCACTGACTGAGTCAGTAACTGTTCGAGTCCGGCATTTCCTGTGCTTGTTTTCTGATGTTCAATCCAATACAGCTCATCGTAGCCTGATTGCCACACCTGCATGATGCGTGACTTATCTGAATTATTGACGGCACTTGCTAACTGGCCGATCCCCGCGTCGCCCTTAAATCTATGGCTGTGCATCAACATGCATAAACTGTCACCTATGCCTGGGGATGCGCTGATAAAGCCACTTAAATCATGACCTGTTAGCTGAGATAAACGTTTGGCATAGGGAGCCGAGTAACACATCTGCCATTTTTCCGATTGGCTCTTGTCTGCCTTGAGCCCGGCGCAGATATCGGCGAGTACGGCGCCAGCTTCGACTGAGGCCAGCTGATCCTGATCGCCCAGCAAGATGAGCCTGGCATGGCTAGGTAAGGCCGACAGTAACTTGTGCATCATGGGCAGGTCGACCATGGAGGCTTCATCGACGACTAACAGATCCAACCTGAGAGGATTATCCTTGTGGTGGCGAAATTGAGGTGAGTTAGGGATCACGCCAAGTAACCTGTGCAGGGTCGATGCTTCCTCGGGAACCCGGCTTAAGCTATTGATATCGATTTTGTCGGCGAAGGGGGCCAGTTCAGATTTTAATCGCACCTTAGAGGCCTTGATTGATTCACTGAGTCTGGCGGCTGCCTTACCCGTTGGGGCGACCAGCTTGATGGTCAAGTCGGCTTCTTGGGTCATTAGAAACAGGAGTTTGGTGACTGTGGTGGTTTTTCCCGTGCCTGGCC
Proteins encoded:
- the recD gene encoding exodeoxyribonuclease V subunit alpha, whose product is MIQSKQSIKALLKSWEIERLITPLDRHFALELAEFHRQQLDQHNESHNELFLLICALLSHQLSQQHTCLPIEQISLDNPMNEQTAQCKITCSHAELMALLSQFSAIGVPQDSVPQDSLQESSSTPLVLDQGSLYLQRYYQFETQVADKLRYLAQDEVQGLPTATQETLNILFPHNPPKNAATESPFPKHESVYDWQKIATATAFTKRLAVITGGPGTGKTTTVTKLLFLMTQEADLTIKLVAPTGKAAARLSESIKASKVRLKSELAPFADKIDINSLSRVPEEASTLHRLLGVIPNSPQFRHHKDNPLRLDLLVVDEASMVDLPMMHKLLSALPSHARLILLGDQDQLASVEAGAVLADICAGLKADKSQSEKWQMCYSAPYAKRLSQLTGHDLSGFISASPGIGDSLCMLMHSHRFKGDAGIGQLASAVNNSDKSRIMQVWQSGYDELYWIEHQKTSTGNAGLEQLLTQSVSHYRAYLEMAKDPQSDPLDIIECYNEFRILCAMRAGEYGVDGINQGVKDALKQAKLISPEHEFYPGRPVIIQSNDYNLGLFNGDIGLILPDSAHQQATHTAPRLMAHFIQADGSILKVLPARLPSHDTCFAMTVHKSQGSEFSKVAMVLPLWPSQAQKQLLTKELVYTAITRAKHHFTCLGSQTVFEQASLQATKRSSGLARRLWL